The window AGCAGTCATACAGTTCACATTTATCATACAAAACCTATGTTTAACACGTTCAATGTGATATATTGAACTACCCAGTAGTTATGATAAGCTCCACCTTGAATAGCTGCAAAATTAAATTGCTGATtacatattaatttaatttataatatttataaccTGATAATAGGATAATTAGGGTATAGTTTTCCAATACTACTTCTGGACTTTTATTGATCTGAGATTTTAAACAtaggatttttgttttgtggtaTGGCTGTTTTACTTAAGAAAGGGTCTGAGTACTTCATCATAGTTTTACATATGTGTTTGTAAACCACTAACACATAACTAACACTTGTACTGTGCTTTCTCTCAGAGATCTCACAGTCATCTGTCTGTAATGAGGAGCTTCTCCCAgaccagcagctctgtaacCAGGAAAGGAACTCCAGTCTGGACCAAGAAGACCCAGAGCCTCTACAGATTAAAGGGGAACAGGAGGAACTCTGCACCAGTCAGGAGGGAGAACAGCTTGTACTGAAGCAAGAGGATGATACATTAAGGCCTTCTTGTGAGAGAAATGACTATACTGAAGATCAGACTTTGCTTCTGAATCTTGACAAAACTCAAAGtacagaggagaaagagactCTGACCAACATCTCAGTTATAGTAATGAAATCTGAATCTGACAGAGAGGACTCATCAGAACCAAACAGTGACCGCCATCTTTGTCCCAACTCTGACACAGCTAAGAACCAAGACCACGAAAGAGGCAACCATGAGAATGCAAATACTGATACAATACCAGAGAACAAACTCTTCAAATGTCTCTTTTGCACTGAAGAGTTCCATGATTTCTTGAAGTTAAAGATTCACTTAAGGACTCACACTGGTGAAAAGCGTTTCAAATGCGACACTTGTGGGAAAGGATTCACTCAGAAGGCTCTGCTTAGGAACCACATAATAACTCACACAGGGGCAAGGCCCTTTATGTGCAAAGTTTGTGGAAAGGAGTTCAATTGTCAGTCAAACCGCATCAATCATATGAAAACTCACTCTGATGAAAAGCCGCACACCTGCTCCACCTGCGGGAAAAGCTTCAGCCGCCCCGCAGACCTGAGGAGGCACAACCGAACTCACACAGGCGAGAAGCCGTACAGTTGTGTCCATTGCGGGAAGGAGTTTTCTTACCACTCGTCTCTCACGAATCATGTCCGAGTGCACACGGGGGAGAAGCCTTATAAATGTATTTGGTGTGGGAAAAGATTTGCTATCAGCAAAACGTTGAAAATACACACCAGAGTCCATACAGGGGAAAAGCCGTATAAATGCAACACTTGTGGGAAGACTTTTGCTCATAACACAGGACTGACGTTACACAATAGGATACATGCaagggaaaaacaacaaagttgAAATTTCCTTTCAGACTACAGTAAGAGTTGGGAACGATCCGATCCGATATCGGTATCGGGTGCCAATACTAACATAATTCAATCAGCGGATATTGGATTGATGTTACTGATCCATGTACCAATCCAGATCGCATAGTCTGATGTTTTGGCTGGCCGGGAGAGAAGCAGAGCTCATGGACACTGTGACAGAGCACTGTAGAAAAGACTTGGTGTGGAAGGAACACAACCTAAGAATGAAGGGAAGTCGCCAGCCCACGGCCTGGTCGTCAATTTAGGAGAGCGTAAAAACCGGGAGAAGAGCTGACACCCCGCAAGAGCTCAGAGGAGATGAGCTCAGCACACACGCCACACTGCACTCGCAGGCTGCTGCAGGATAGAGGGACACGCTTTGTGGGAAAGTGGAGGGATGATTGTGCACTTCACCTCTCCTCCAGTTAAATCCCGCTTTCATTGTTGCTTTTGAACTATTGAACGTGAGGAGGTGGCACGGGTCCATAAAGTAACTCCAAAGGCACCAGAGAAATTGAGAGAAGCTATATACTGAATAGgaaaaagcctttttttgtgtttgttatttccttctgctttttgtttgatacattttatttatttgcatggatatttggtttgttttggttgcaGTGTATTTAGTTAACAAATTACTGGCTCACCCCTTTTAGCTAATATAGCTGGACTATTCTACCTTACACCATCTGACCTTTTGAAGCAGTAGAGGACTGAGACAGATAAgtctgttgattgttttcacCCTCTGTATTCGCCAGTTGGAGACGGTGCGAGGCCGCCAGGGACTGGAGACCACCCGcatgctgccctcagatggaTTGGACACTAGactatttttatttactttagtGATGTTTTATTAATTCTTAGAGACCTAGACTTTTAACCTGTGTTTTAAATCTGTCCTTAGCTTGTGTTTTAGCTTATAataaattcatttgtttttaacctCAATTTCTGCCTGAATGCTGTTTTGGGTCAGCACAACTCTCCAGTACAAATTACTGGATTTTTCTTTAAAGTAACACTCCACATGCATAGCAAATTTTGCTTTGGTatgcatttaaatttaatgcatttttgtatatgttttgctcttttaatAGGTGCTGTGTGGTTTACTACAACCTCATATAACCTTACACATAataccaacaacaacaataataatgataataataatattcaagAAAAAAGAGCTCTGGTATCGGTATCAGCATATATTGAAATTCAGGTATTGAAATCAGAATTGATCAGAAATCagtaaatgaactgaaaaaaagtgaattggTGCATCTCTAACTACAGGGAGAGCTTGAAGTGTACACACTCCACCTGATACACTGTTAATATCTGTTAATCCGTATGGTCTTGAGGTctaatttaaatcaaattaattagCTTTTTTATCTTTGCGTTTAAGTTTTGCTTACTTCAAAATGCCTGTTCTTATTGAATGAGCTTTTGGGATATACTTAGTATTTTTCATCTTATTGAATAccacatttatttacaatacAAGCCTGATGATAATAGCATATTTTCAAGCATGAGCCACACAACAATAAGTACATAGAATTATAGCCAGTGTTTAATTTGGTCAAAAATTCCCTTTCATTGCCTATGGACACTCGATCTTAAACATTTACCAACAagaacctttaaaaaaaactttaaaaactgtaaGCTGTTTGCTATAGAGGCCCCGAGaggcaagtgaaaaaaaaaactctggtGATCCATTTTCAAAGTCTgatctaaattgttttctcCCCCTTGTTTTGCCAGAGTTCTTTTTTGTTCATCTGTGAAACGGAtgggaaaaaaagttttgccaggtgatttttttttttgtcaggatcatttttttaagtgtttgttgtaatactcatttcGGCCACAAGAGGTTGAAGTGCATGACTACTCCATGTTCTGAAAAGGACTAAAAGCATTCATGATTTCTTCCAGGTGAGTTTTAATTTCTCCATGCACTCTAAACACAAGTTACATATATTGTTTGTTAGCAAGTTATCTTATGTTATGAATTGTTGGACCCACAAGTCAAATGTTGGGCTTCCCTctggaataaacaaacaaaaaatgagcTGACTGACCTGGGTGATTTAGATTGGTCTAAGTCACTGGTTCTCAAAGTAGGGTGCAGAGAGTGATGTTACAAACTTGCTAACACGCAATGTATGTACCTTGTGTTGAGAGTGCATGGAGAAATTAAAACTCACCTGGAGGAAATCAAGAATGCTTTTAGTACTATTGAGAACATGGGGTATTAGTGCACTACAGCATTTTGTGGCCgaaatgagtattacaacaacaaagaagaaagtGATCCTGACCTTTTTTCAGACTTAGAAAAAGGATcaccagaattttttttctcacctgcCTCTCTGGGCTTCCTTACTTTGCTCATCTCCTGTTCAGCATTGCAATAAGTGACTGAAGTGTTTGCTTTATTCTTcaaccttcactgtgcagaatgactgAATTTGAGGGCCTGGCATGACttttcagttaaaaaacaaGTCACTTGTGCATGAAGAGAGGCATTGTACAGAATATTATGTACCTGTGTGTTGTGTAGATGTTCAGACTGGCAGCattgtttgtaaatgtgtagaAACCACACTTTCAGTCTGAAAATCCCACAGGAAATCAGTTGTATTGTCCCTGCTCATGAATGTATGAACAGTTCCATGTACCATCTATCAGTACCATCTACCTGCCAGCTCGCGAAGAAAACATTATATTCACATTATATACACATTCATGACCTAGCACCAGAATGAAGTCAGTTTGAGGATGCACATTTGACAGATTATTCTGTGACACCATTAGTAACCAGATAGCTGTAAAGATGCCTGTTTCCTCCCAGGTTTAGGGCTGAGGTGTGGTTCAGGTTAAAGGCATCTCTGCTTTTAGTTGTGTTGCAACTGTTTGGGCATAACAAGTTACATCTTTATCATTCTTCTCATTGGTTCAAAGTCTGAGACTGTGGGCCTCCCctcagacaaaactgagaaaaaagcTCCAAACCCCTTAGTTTACTTGCTTTGTTTTGCTCAATTCCTGGATGCATATAGGATCATGATTATATTATTTGATCCCATAGATGCTCAAAAATTGAGCCAAGATAGCCTCATATTACTGTTTGACATACTTCAGACtacaacaaatacataaaaaaggtCTGTCAGAaggcatttatttgtttctgactctgggaaagctggaaaaacagtaaaattcccCAAAGCTACTATATCTCTGAACTATCTctttaaccaaatcacacacatttaggcTATTCTACTCTATCTCCTTTTGATAACTAATGTAATATCCTTTCACTTCCATACACTGAGCCTCccctgaaactgtttggagccCCCCTGGGGAGGTCCACCTCCTACTTTGAAAACCTCTGAGTTAGATGACCTCCTGTGGTGGAAATTTACTGAGCTGCTGAAGTTGTGTACTGAAAAGCTTAGTCTCTGCTCATAATTCGGGCCCACCCGAAAGATAAGATGTGTCCTTGCAAGGAATCTTCTTGTATTGGTGGACAACCCTGAGACAGTGAGATTAGGGGGTTGAAAGTCTGTATGAAGTGTGAAGATTCACTGTGAATGCTAAGCATTCTGCATGTTTCCTATTTGAGTGTATACTTTGCTTCCTGGATCCAGAATAAATTCTTTCATGTAAGACAACAGGGACCTGGCCagagagttttatttttaaacatcatcTCCTGTAATTCCAGCATAGATCCAACCAACTTCAACCTGTGCAGACATCTAATCAgccaaaatatgtaaaaactaGGTAGTTGCTTAAAAAGACCTCTGAATCTCTACCCACATCAgagattaattgttttttttaatgaaccaGATAGAATCATGAAGTGAGAGGAAATGGTAATTCGGTCTTATTATCAGGTTTTATGAATTTAAGAGATTATGCACAACACTTATGATGCAAACTGATGATGTTGTGTCATTGTTCTACAGAATTATGTTGTACAAATGAATGTGTCTTAACAAAGTCTGTTattaaaggttttgttttatactgtttcatagttttgtttgttttaatacataACAGTGGAGCACAGCTCATGGTACTGAACAGTAATTTGATTACTTTAAATGTGAATTTGCATGCAAAGCCACCACTGACCGTGCTTCCTTTGTCCTTCCCGTCAGAGCTACCACAGCAACATGTCTGTAAGGAAGAGGAGGTTCacactgaccagcagctctgtaacCAGAAGAGGAACTCCAGTCTGGACCAAGAGGACACAGAGCCTCCAACTGAAAGGATAAGATCTGAATCTGACAGAGAGGGCTTTGGAGAAGTTGAACCAAACAGTGACCATCAGTTCCTCTTTCACACCTTTTATGTAGTACATAATATCATCAGAATCACTGAATCATGAAATCATGACACAAGAAAgccaaagaaaaaatatgaaggCACCTCAACATCAACTAgaaacatttagcctaataTAAATACGGAGCAGAATGACCAACGGCACAGAACACACAGCCTGGAAAACACAGTATCGACTAGTAATTCTCCGCCCAAACTAAATGACAAACCTTTTGAGTGCAACAGCTGCAGTaaagacttttatttgtattcaCAACTGAAAGTTCACCTGAGGACCCACACTGCTGAGAAGCCTTTCAGTTGCACAGTTTGTGGAAAGGGATTCAGCTTAAAACGTTACCTCAAGCAACACATGATAACCCACTCAGCTGAGAAGCCGTACGCTTGCAGCAGATGTTGGAAGAGTTTCCGGCGGTTAGAACATCTGCAGATTCACATGAGAAGTCACACTGGTGAGAAGCCGtacagctgtgttttctgtgaggGGGTGTTTTCTACAAGCTCAGCTTTGGTCAAGCATGTCTGATTGCACACAGATGAGAAGCCTTATAGCTGCAGCATTTGGGGAGAGCTCTGCCTGTAAGCGTGATCCTGAGATTATATATTTGGACCCATAGAGACTTGCAAGTGCAGCCTTAAAGGAGAGTTTAAGAGTGGCTCAGCCCTGAGGAAACAGGTGAAGTTTGGGAattaaatgattagtcaatcTACAGATAATTAATGCCAACTGTTGACACAATTGATTAATTCTTTTAATTGCTGGCCATTTTGTTTAAATCcttatttacagtttgaatTGCTGAAAAATTGATTCAGAGGTCTTGGTTATATTTGGCAAGATATACACTTCAAAATGTGTCATGCTTCAGGTTTGAATACCTCCGCCCCTCTTATATTCTCAATAttataactataactataataataactatttttttctttggtatttgtttcatttcttaAATTGCCTTTACCTtagatttactgcttttctctgtttatacCATTGCAaagttgaatatctttgggtcaAATGCTACTTGTGAGAGAAGTAAAGACTGGACTCTGTTCCCTGGGCTCTGGGAAAACTGTGATTGATATAaatcactattttctgacatctagatataaaaataaaacttacagAAACAAAGtagatgatttaaaaaaatcattaattgtTGCCTGATTTACATAACATCTAGAACGAATGGTCAAAAATTTACCTTCACTAAGAAGAGACAGCCACACTCCAAAATACTTGATTATCTCTATTTTGAAAGATGTCTGATCGACATGGAGTTTTACAAATCAAATACTTTTTTAACAAGACAGATTATTACAGAGATATTGTAATTCACCCATGAGAATCAGAAGCCCAACAGAGAAGCTGAAACTGACTGATTAGTTGGTGAAATTAttgtttgacagaaaattcacCAGCAACTTTTTTGATACTAAATGatttcagtcagttttcaaGCAAATACAAGTTTCAGCATCTGAAatatgaagatttgctgtttttcattctcAGATGTGATGCATCTGTGAAGGTTTTGGACAGTGATTTTGATAAAACAAGGAATATGAAGATGCACTCTTGGCCTCAGGAAAATGAAAAGGGGAGTTTCTGCAATTTTCTGACATCTCATagacaaaaatattaatcatAATGAACTCATAGTTAATTTaaatgattgttagttgcagccctagttgaTAGACTAATCACAGTGCTAtgaagataaacaaaaaaaaattaaaaatggaaCTTGGTAGAAAGTATAGGGTTGTAAGAGATATTTCATGAGAATCAGGGTTGTATAAGGGTTGTATTTACTCAATAGATTAAAATAGAACCTGTCAGACCTGTCAGTGGATGATGCAGTCAACATCCTGCACTACATCCTGCAACACCCCAATTCCCCAAGGACATGCGCCAGGATCCTGTTTGTGGACTTTGGCTCAGCATTCAACACCATTATCCCAGATATCCTCCTCATCAAACTCACCCAGCTCACTGTGCCCGCCTCCACCTGTCAGTGGATCACAAACTtcttgacagacaggaagcaacAGGTGAGGCTGGGAGAAATCACATCCGGCAACAAGACAGCACTGGTGTCCCTCAAGGATATGTGCTCTCCCCACTGCTCTTCTCCCTCTAAACCAACGACTGCACCTCAGGAGACACATCTGTTCTACTCCTTaaatttgcagatgacacaacaATCATCTGCCTTACCTGAGACAGTAATGAGTCTGGGTTGAACAGCTGGCCCTGTGGTGCAGTCACAAAAACCTGGAGCTGAACATGCTCAAAACTGTGGAGATTACAGTGGACTTCAGGAGGAGCTCTCATAACTGCCCCCCTCCTCACCATACTCAACAGCACTATGTCAGCTATGGAATGCTTCAGGTTTCTGGGATCTACAATCTACCAGGACCTGAAATGGGAGtccaacatcaacatcaaacaacaacatcaaaaagGCCCCGCAGAGGATGTACTTCCTGTGCCAGCTCAGGAAgtaaactcaaaacttataagagaaagactcaaagaaatacactggaagctgatagagttcaatgtgaataggtttactttgcataaagagcaatacaaagcaaaccaaGGCTTTGATCCTGGGATAAAGAGCctaatgcaaaatcataaaacattatattatatacctCTCATAACCCCTCCTAATGCGGAGCTTATTTTCTAAACTCCACCTCACTTAACCTTGACACTTTGGTAATAATCCAGACATgattcatctaaaaaaaaaggtgtctcAAACTTCTCTTACATGTATCAATTGTACCTGGCATTTCACATTTCTCATAATACACACGGCCTAGTGGCCTTCAATCATTgcacacagaaaatcaaaatgtagCATTACTGACCATCCCCTTCCAAATTCCCCTGGGAACTGTCTCTTATTGACataaatgttatctttgcacAGTTACGAACATGTTGCACAGTTACTAGCATAACTGATTGTTGGGGACATCTGTCTCCACCACACAACCTGCCTCAGGGGCTGCTGAACCAGTTTTACACTGCAGTTATTGAGTCTGTTCTCTGCACATCCGTCACTGTCTGGACAGGAACAGACTACAAGGGATATTCAGGTCTGCAGAAAAGATTATCAGAGCTGACCTGCCCACCAACCATGACCTGTACACCTCTTGAGCAGGGAAAATCACTGCAGACCCCTCACACCCTGGACATAACCTGTTCCAACCATCCCCTCCCCCCTGTAGGCGCTACAGACCACTGTTGACCAAAACcaccagacacaggaacagtttcttcccCTTTGCTGTCACACTCATGAACAGTTAATTCAGACACTCTACAGTAAAGCTGCAACACTATAATACCCACTGCAcctacaaattatatatatttattttagtgcaATATCCTACATTTaattcattactgtatatttgaacaggctgtatatactgcaCATAACCACctattatatgtatattaataaagtaacatgtcatttttttttagccatttaATATCTATCTCAGCACTCgtgcactcttcacttctttgcaccATCTACGTCCTGTTTACAGCTCGCAGGGACGGTTTCATCTGTCGCTCATATAGTCCTTCCTTGTGTATCTTTCTAAAGattgttatgttgttattttgtgtacGTACATCGAGAGACTATAAACCAGAGTGAAATTCCTTGTATTCGTGagcatacttggccaataaagatgattctgattctgatgaaAGTAGATAACCTGCAGCAGGGTACTAACGAGACCACGCACTCCGGACAGTAAGTGGCAGTATGAGCGTAGAGGTTCTTTACAAGTCTAATGCGGAAGTAAACAGCGAACCAGCGTATGCGCGTTCAGTCCGGTGAACTTCAAGAGTTTGCTGAAGTTTTAGCAAGAAAAAGTATCTCAGATTTCATCAGATTTCATTCTAACAAAAATGTCGTCAGTCATGAGTATGAGAAAGTTTGTCTGTGATCGACTGACGGCGGCTGCGCAGGAAATACTTGGAGCCTTTGAGAGGAAGATAGAAGATTACGAGGAAGAAATCGTTCGTCAACGGAGACTGTTGGACACCGTTTTGACACCTCAGTTAAGGCTACACAGGACAGGTTGGTTAAATCTCAAAGTGCTTTGCTTTTGACGTATATTCTCTGTCAAACTGTCGACGGAattggtgcacacacacacacacacacacgatcatTTCAGTTGAGCATCGCCTTACATTCAGACAGACCGGTTTGACACGTGTGGATTTGGTTTCTATAACAATGCTGGGATTGATTATAGTCGAGCATGGTAGGTTGGTACGTAAATTAGATCTGTCCACATTAGTTGGCTTAAACTTTAGTATACTTATTTTAGATTGAATAGTATTTCCATACAAGCTACACGTGACGGCACCTTACATGCGGAAGTGGCGACTGTACTTCGGTCACATAGGCTATTCATTGAAGGGTTGTATACCTTATctactgttgccatggtgaactATTCTCTGTCAACAATAGTGGTGTAAAGTAATTAAGTAAATTTACTCAAATACAGTTTCTATTCTATgctactttattttaatttactagCTATTTTTATCAGATAGATGTAAATATCTCCTcaagatatgttttaagatctataaaaatgttcctctttgaataataatgtgtgtctaatatggtttttccaccaaaaaaaattaaactaacttgttcttaattaatttttaaaactacatttactccctctccctcattctAAAAtcaagaatctatgaatatgcatttttttatcttaaaagtttaactgctgtagagctgcagtgattagttAACTAAACgatcaattaatctgcaacttttTCTCTGATTCCTGCTTCttaaatatctttggtttgtggactgttggtcaggacaaaacaagacatttgaggttgcatcttgagttttgggaaacagtgatttttcaccattttcttacattttacagaccCAGCAACTGATCGatgaatcgagaaaataactgacagattaatcaataatgaaaataattgctagttgcagccctaaagtgCTAGTGCTTCACTGTAAATTCAtcctcagtgtatgtgcactgtgAGGCTTCAAGATTGTTTGTAAGATTGGTTGTAAATTGCATACTGGGCCATTACTGGCTCCAAAATAGTTGTGAtctcacaaatcatgctcgtaggtaaACATcgtaaactgagatttaaggtgagcaaaCTGCAGTTGAGatattttccactttcagcagataaatgtgaaaacatccttctagTGACAAACTCTGTAAATATAGGCTATCATTCTGCAGAGTGAACCTCAAAGTTAACATCCAAgaggaaaatgcatttttgagtggagtgggactttaaatgtattattaatgattaaacCAGTAGTCTCAAACTTTTGCCCTATGACCCCTTAAAGCAGTTTGAGcttattttcatgtttcatttcccCTCTAAAATTCTCAGGtggtttaatttaaatgaaaaaagggtAATTTTTTGACCGAACAAGTAACTTTTACTGTTGAtacttaattacattttactgatGATACTTCTGTACTCTTAGgtaaaggtgccctgtggagttttctggTAAATATATccaaaatatgcattttcactTTCAACATGTTATTccttggatttttgttttttgtctgtaatccataaatatATCACGTCATATTATATCAAACCATCAAAAGTTATGTTCACATTCAGTGTTACCCAACAAAACTCACTGcatgtatccttgaggtctaacgACCCTTTACTAACAACTAAACAGTTTTCTGaattaatgaaaacaacatggCTGGAACTAATGATTAGgctatttttcattattgattaatctgctgatctGTTAATCGGTTTATACAATTTcagaaatgagtgaaaatgcccatcacaattttcCAGGGCTCAAGATAACATCCTCTAATTTGTCCAACCAATAGTCCAAATCCTGATCATATTCAATTTGTTATCATATAGGAataagaaaaccagcaaatattcatgtATAAGAAACTGGAACAACtggatttttgctttaaaagtaACAGTAACAATTGATCATTCATCTAAACTGCTGT of the Thunnus maccoyii chromosome 9, fThuMac1.1, whole genome shotgun sequence genome contains:
- the LOC121903962 gene encoding zinc finger protein 2 homolog; translated protein: MSAVERLRHLINERLTAAAEEILGVFAQTVSVYEEELNRQRRLLDVVLQPQIKLHRTELLQQHVCKEEGVLADQQLCNQERTSSLDQEDPEPPQIKEEQEEELCTSLEGEQLVLKQETDFLKSSPNYLSDHSDWTLVLSCDQSEAEKEPPDNISTKRIRSESDRESCRVSEPTTDHQLIFHTSYGENNQDHESYTHGNATKPKKKCEGTSTSTRSVKPNIIKQQNDKPFKCNSCSKDFYLYTQLEVHLRTHTAEKPFSCTVCGKRFSLKRYLTQHMITHSAEKPYACSRCRKSFRRSQHLQIHMTRHTEISQSSVCNEELLPDQQLCNQERNSSLDQEDPEPLQIKGEQEELCTSQEGEQLVLKQEDDTLRPSCERNDYTEDQTLLLNLDKTQSTEEKETLTNISVIVMKSESDREDSSEPNSDRHLCPNSDTAKNQDHERGNHENANTDTIPENKLFKCLFCTEEFHDFLKLKIHLRTHTGEKRFKCDTCGKGFTQKALLRNHIITHTGARPFMCKVCGKEFNCQSNRINHMKTHSDEKPHTCSTCGKSFSRPADLRRHNRTHTGEKPYSCVHCGKEFSYHSSLTNHVRVHTGEKPYKCIWCGKRFAISKTLKIHTRVHTGEKPYKCNTCGKTFAHNTGLTLHNRIHAREKQQS